A window from Chloroflexota bacterium encodes these proteins:
- a CDS encoding D-aminoacylase — protein sequence MLDILIRNAEIIDGTNTPGYKGDIAIEDDYIADIGSLEGATARTVIDATGHVVVPGFIDIHSHADLSLPIAPEGESLVHQGITTVVTGQCGMSPAPLTREHRKDTLVTLNALVPPEASMPWDEIASFNGFLDYLERTGTSVNVVPLVGQGMIRAAVMGYRANPPTEEQIQQMQRLVHEAMDCGAFGISTGLIYPPGSFTSTEELIEVVKPVGERGGLYFSHVRGEAGTLLEAYREAIEIGRKAGVPVQISHFKAAGRDNWDKAALALELIENAQAEGLDVTADMYPYVAGSTHLGALLPKWAIEGGIPGLLKRLVLPWERKKIIEAMKAGEGGIVENIEWDKILICKSRKKEYVGHYVSELAAREGKDPYTWTLNALPKTLGNILMVVFLMSEDNIRMQLQHPAMMIGTDGLGLATEGPMASGMQHPRCFGTYPRLFGQYVREEGILSLEEASWKASGFPAQKLGLRDRGVIKKGYKADLVVFDPATIKDQATYLDPLQYPSGIEYVLVNGKLVIERGQQTEARPGQVIRRKS from the coding sequence ATGCTGGACATCCTGATCCGAAACGCAGAGATCATCGACGGGACCAATACCCCCGGCTACAAAGGCGATATCGCCATCGAGGATGACTACATCGCGGATATAGGTTCGCTGGAAGGTGCCACCGCGAGAACCGTGATCGACGCTACAGGTCACGTGGTCGTGCCCGGTTTCATCGACATCCACTCCCACGCGGATCTGTCCCTCCCCATCGCGCCAGAGGGGGAGAGTCTGGTACACCAAGGGATCACGACGGTCGTAACCGGGCAGTGTGGCATGTCGCCAGCTCCGCTGACGAGAGAACACAGAAAGGACACGCTGGTCACCTTGAACGCCCTGGTCCCCCCAGAGGCCTCGATGCCATGGGATGAGATCGCCTCGTTCAACGGCTTTCTGGATTACCTGGAGAGAACCGGGACATCGGTCAACGTTGTACCACTGGTGGGACAGGGGATGATCCGCGCGGCCGTTATGGGCTATCGTGCGAATCCCCCCACCGAGGAACAGATCCAACAAATGCAAAGGCTGGTCCACGAGGCGATGGACTGCGGCGCGTTCGGGATATCGACGGGGCTGATCTATCCTCCGGGATCCTTCACCTCCACGGAAGAGCTGATCGAGGTGGTCAAACCCGTTGGCGAGCGCGGCGGCCTCTATTTCAGCCACGTTCGCGGGGAGGCGGGGACCCTACTCGAGGCATACAGAGAGGCCATCGAGATTGGACGCAAGGCCGGCGTCCCCGTACAGATCTCCCACTTCAAGGCCGCCGGTCGGGACAACTGGGACAAGGCGGCCCTGGCCCTGGAGCTGATCGAGAATGCGCAAGCCGAGGGGTTGGATGTGACCGCGGACATGTACCCCTACGTGGCGGGATCGACTCACCTGGGAGCGCTACTGCCCAAGTGGGCCATCGAAGGGGGCATCCCCGGCCTTCTCAAGCGGCTTGTCCTCCCGTGGGAGCGCAAAAAGATCATTGAGGCCATGAAGGCCGGCGAGGGCGGGATCGTCGAAAACATCGAATGGGACAAAATTCTGATCTGCAAGTCGAGGAAGAAAGAGTACGTCGGGCATTACGTCTCAGAGCTCGCCGCCCGAGAGGGCAAAGACCCATACACCTGGACTTTGAATGCCCTGCCCAAGACCCTCGGGAACATCCTGATGGTCGTCTTTCTGATGTCGGAGGACAATATCCGAATGCAATTGCAACACCCCGCGATGATGATCGGCACCGACGGGTTGGGATTGGCAACGGAAGGGCCGATGGCATCGGGGATGCAGCATCCTCGCTGCTTCGGAACCTATCCACGGCTGTTCGGTCAGTATGTGCGAGAAGAAGGGATTTTGTCGCTCGAGGAGGCGAGCTGGAAGGCCAGTGGGTTCCCGGCGCAGAAGCTTGGCTTGAGGGATCGAGGGGTGATCAAGAAAGGATACAAGGCAGACCTGGTCGTCTTCGATCCCGCCACAATCAAGGATCAGGCGACCTATCTGGACCCGTTGCAATACCCATCGGGCATTGAGTACGTGCTCGTCAATGGCAAGCTGGTGATCGAACGAGGCCAGCAGACCGAAGCGCGCCCCGGACAGGTGATTCGGAGGAAATCGTGA
- a CDS encoding AAA family ATPase gives MTTPLLKTKLYIPPPRPNLVSRPRLFQRLDEGLHTGRRLTLVSAPAGSGKTTLVSEWISRVSLPVAWLSLDEGDNDPARFLAYCIAALRTIEAEAGIKGSSVGATARAMLQPPQLPPLESLLTALINDIADLPVSLMLVLDDYHVITAQPIHQAIAFLLDHLPQNMHLVIITRTFPPLSLSRLRGRGQMSEIRADDLRFTLDEVNEFLNRVMRLGLPSEDVVALQTRTEGWITGLQLAALALQEDQDPTRARAFIAAFTGDDRFVSDYLVAEVLQRQPEVIHHFLRQTAILDRLTASLCDAVLGSENSQAMLERLEEGNVFLIPLDRRRQWYRYHRLFAEALRSTLTRDEQMRLHQRAARWFEAHGFTGQAIRHALAYASTSGDWDDAERLIRLAAEETIFEGGVSTARGWLDTLPEKRVRADGELATYKSWVLALTGDMALAETYASAAEALLRQTGSEKTPDVNLGKLLALRAFIALFAHQDYGEAIRLASDALRRLREDQAHWRIIALWAMAESQERTSNIAAAIATLRTARQVGRAQGSQFFAVTIALFLATALQIHGQRRQAVAVCQEAIAQYSDETGRPSPVVGSIFSQLGRLYYEANQLELARKYLDQGLTLSEQLALDNSIMASLGFSAPTLYAQGETEAALQALQRAYKLALQTGLADADWYLAGEVNIRLRQGDLAFAQRWAEMAGMSSGDTPQYVHIEQHLVYARLLLALERLSDARRWLDRLERFTRERGLFRWLITTHILQALAAQQCGEHLAAREYLSQALKRAAPEDYFRAFLDEDKRVVTLLPEVRHVAPQFVDRLLDFAGSPGPRVGIVASPLVEPLSGRELEVLALIAAGLSNREIAQRLCIAVGTVKRHLNNIYGKLGAHSRTQAIAIARNLRLL, from the coding sequence ATGACCACCCCGCTTTTGAAGACGAAGCTTTATATCCCTCCCCCTCGCCCCAATCTGGTGTCCCGCCCCCGTCTCTTTCAGAGGCTTGACGAAGGGCTACATACGGGACGGCGCCTGACCCTCGTCTCCGCGCCAGCCGGGTCGGGCAAGACGACGCTGGTGAGCGAGTGGATAAGCAGGGTATCCCTCCCCGTCGCCTGGCTCTCGTTGGATGAGGGCGACAATGACCCGGCGCGCTTTCTGGCCTATTGTATCGCTGCCCTGCGGACGATCGAAGCTGAAGCGGGCATAAAAGGCAGTTCCGTGGGCGCAACAGCCCGGGCAATGCTCCAACCCCCCCAGCTCCCTCCCCTGGAATCCTTGCTAACGGCGCTCATCAACGACATCGCCGACCTCCCCGTCTCCCTGATGCTTGTCCTTGACGACTACCACGTCATCACGGCACAACCGATTCACCAAGCGATTGCCTTTCTGCTTGATCACCTGCCGCAAAACATGCATCTGGTCATCATCACCCGCACATTCCCCCCTCTCTCCCTGTCTCGCCTGCGAGGCCGGGGGCAGATGAGCGAAATCCGTGCGGATGATCTGCGCTTCACTCTCGACGAAGTGAACGAATTTCTCAACCGTGTGATGCGACTCGGGCTTCCCAGCGAGGACGTTGTGGCACTGCAGACGCGCACCGAGGGATGGATCACCGGGCTGCAACTGGCGGCCCTGGCTTTACAAGAAGACCAAGATCCCACCCGTGCCAGAGCCTTTATCGCCGCCTTCACGGGTGATGACCGCTTCGTCAGCGACTATCTGGTGGCAGAGGTGCTCCAGCGACAACCAGAGGTGATACACCACTTCCTGCGCCAGACAGCCATCCTCGACCGGCTGACCGCCTCCCTGTGTGATGCGGTGCTGGGGAGTGAAAACAGCCAAGCGATGCTCGAGCGGCTGGAAGAAGGGAACGTGTTCCTGATCCCGCTCGATCGTCGCCGCCAGTGGTATCGCTACCACCGGCTCTTCGCAGAAGCCTTGCGCTCGACGTTGACTCGGGACGAGCAGATGCGATTGCACCAACGAGCCGCCCGTTGGTTTGAGGCCCACGGATTCACCGGCCAGGCGATCCGGCACGCACTGGCCTATGCGTCAACCTCCGGAGATTGGGACGATGCCGAGCGTCTGATCCGGCTCGCAGCAGAGGAGACGATCTTTGAGGGTGGCGTGTCGACCGCGCGCGGCTGGCTGGACACCCTGCCGGAGAAGCGTGTGCGAGCCGATGGGGAACTGGCAACCTACAAGAGCTGGGTGTTGGCCCTGACCGGCGACATGGCCCTGGCCGAGACATACGCCAGCGCCGCCGAGGCGCTTCTTCGCCAGACCGGCTCAGAGAAGACGCCGGATGTGAATCTGGGCAAGCTTCTAGCCCTGCGCGCCTTCATCGCCCTCTTTGCCCATCAAGACTATGGGGAAGCGATCAGGCTGGCCAGCGACGCGCTTCGACGGCTGCGGGAAGACCAGGCGCATTGGCGTATCATCGCCCTCTGGGCCATGGCCGAATCGCAAGAGCGGACGAGCAACATCGCCGCAGCCATTGCCACGCTCCGCACAGCACGACAAGTCGGCCGCGCTCAGGGCAGCCAGTTTTTCGCCGTCACAATTGCGCTCTTTCTGGCCACAGCGCTGCAGATACACGGGCAGCGTCGCCAGGCCGTAGCCGTGTGCCAGGAGGCGATTGCGCAGTACAGCGACGAAACGGGACGCCCATCGCCGGTGGTCGGTTCCATCTTTAGCCAGCTGGGGAGGCTGTACTACGAGGCGAACCAGCTCGAGCTGGCGCGCAAGTACCTGGACCAAGGGTTGACCCTCAGCGAGCAACTGGCATTGGATAACTCGATCATGGCCTCCCTGGGATTTTCTGCTCCCACCCTTTACGCCCAGGGAGAGACGGAAGCGGCGCTGCAGGCTCTGCAAAGGGCATACAAGCTCGCCCTTCAAACAGGCCTGGCCGATGCGGATTGGTACCTGGCCGGCGAGGTCAATATCCGCCTACGGCAGGGCGACCTCGCCTTTGCCCAGCGCTGGGCGGAGATGGCAGGGATGTCATCCGGCGATACCCCCCAATACGTACATATCGAGCAACACCTAGTTTACGCCCGCCTGCTGTTGGCCCTTGAACGGCTGTCCGACGCCCGGCGCTGGCTGGATCGCCTGGAACGCTTCACGCGGGAACGCGGCCTGTTTCGTTGGCTGATCACCACCCATATCCTGCAAGCTTTGGCTGCGCAGCAATGCGGAGAACACCTCGCGGCTCGCGAGTATCTCTCCCAGGCATTGAAGAGGGCTGCGCCTGAGGACTACTTCCGGGCATTCCTCGATGAAGACAAAAGGGTTGTCACCCTGCTCCCCGAGGTACGGCATGTCGCCCCGCAGTTTGTGGACCGGCTTCTGGATTTCGCAGGGAGCCCTGGGCCAAGGGTTGGAATTGTCGCTTCCCCCCTGGTCGAGCCCTTGAGCGGGCGCGAGCTTGAGGTTCTAGCCTTGATTGCTGCCGGGCTCAGCAA